A stretch of Aureispira sp. CCB-E DNA encodes these proteins:
- a CDS encoding MG2 domain-containing protein produces the protein MKLSILFVALALLLGACTTEQKPTRIQYNPSYDDYLSAFTDGEISKKSSIKVAFQEEVTASVSTPIYPSPFSFEPHLKGEAVWSDKQTIEFIPSEDLKSGQIYTATLNLSDILPQIPADLSDFVFQFKAKDQFINVSPLASTVTKDKNNTWMQLKGQLITHDVEDIESIEKVLTAYNGATQLEIIWEHQNNKKHLFSIENLPQKAKAYPITWKLNGKPVNSTTTEEYSFTIPSESEFIHTNTYRYNEPEQHIVLEFSDVLDAEQNLEGLIQLGSRNLKYAIEDNKIKLFTDGNFSGKKELKISSEIKSILGKKLGKPLTETITFSDTKPQVKWVGDGNIIPKSKSMPVVFKTVNLNAIDVRVIKVREKNVKQFFQVNHIDGDSELKRVGTVVLEKKIPFKTKGLDLAEWTNHSLDLADLITPEPGAIYEIALGFSQSYSLYPCEKSDREEAHYDEVNMMALPKNWDSPNYSSSYWDNYEDDYDYGDLENPCSRYYYRPNLVAKRNILASDLGIIAKQGDNGNLFVVNNLQTTEPLKNVELEFYDYHQELIGTTKTDKSGMARPNLAKKPFFLIAKYGDQRGYLRLDDGSALSMSRFDVAGSTYHNGLKGFIYGERGVWRPGDELFLNFILEDKDKTLPKNHPVVFTLKDSRGSIVVKKTTTKGVNGVYNFTCQTDDDAPTGNYLATVRVGGAKFSKNIKIETIKPNRLKMDLDFGVKELSVENKSLDGILTSTWLHGAVAKNLKAKVEVTLSEGKTKFTKYDEYVFHDPAREFSPEDKVIFEDKLDEAGKANVKANIVASRQGPGMLKANFRMQVFEPGGDFSISQFAMPYHPYKTYVGVRVPKGDEARNMLLTDVKHNIEIVTLDKDGNPVDEEDLEVKLYKLDWKWWFDKNRDAVSSYRGKVYGTEVATGKVSTKNGRGTWEMEVKYPNWGRYLVRVSNGKKGHSTGKVFYIDWPGWAGRSTENDPGGATALNFSADKKTYKVGEEITLNIPTGNVGRALVSIENGTKIVEAHWVNTKKGTTQFRFKATKEMAPNAYASVSLLQPHAQTKNDLPIRMYGAIPLSVEDPKTHLEPEMVIPDELRPGQEFAMSVKDRRGKAMAYTVAIVDEGLLDLTRFKTPNPWHTFYQREALGVKTWDMYNDVLGAFGGDVKSLLSIGGDGFNANKAGKKPDRFKPVVLYMGPFYLKEGETANHKFTMPNYVGSVRAMVVAAHEGAYGAAEKAIPVRQPLMVLGTVPRVLGVDETFRLPVTVFAMKDNVKNVDVTIECNDLLEIKGSKSTKLTFKQPGDDLAYFQLKTKPRVGTGHVKITVSSGKESAVYETDVTIRNANPRETLVAHQTIENNQSWKQTYQPIGMLGTNNGVLEVSSIPAMNLGKRLKYLIRYPYGCVEQTTSSVFPQVYLTSLMDLPQTKKEAINTNIKAGVKRLYRYQNPSGGMAYWPGQADDMWATNYAGHFMIEAKKAGYTVTDAFMNKWIAFQTSAAQKWTAKGTVGDDLTQAYRLYLLALAGKPDLGSMNRMRLKQTTADAVAARWYLAAAYHIAGQKDVAKTLAAKAVLTALPYKGSTGATTFGSKFRDQALILQALSIMDLRNNANDIVKEITSKLASDTWLNTQETAQALVGMAKFVGQGGVSRELVFEYRLAGGNWQTLKSKKPIWQLDLDGEQAKEVEFKNTSGAVLFARVISDGIPAAMDETETAKGLELKVVYVDMMGNKIDPSNISQGTDFKAQVTVKNTGAMDYNELAIHQVFPSGWEIHNTRLTGATAGGDKAEYLDIRDDRVYTFFDLKKGKSKTFHVLLNASYLGRYYLPALSVEAMYDKSIQARKRGQWVEVNKMSKK, from the coding sequence ATGAAACTAAGTATTTTGTTCGTTGCTTTAGCCTTGTTGCTAGGAGCATGCACCACAGAACAAAAGCCAACACGAATCCAATATAATCCATCTTACGATGATTATTTATCAGCTTTTACAGATGGCGAAATCTCTAAAAAGTCGAGCATAAAGGTAGCCTTTCAAGAAGAGGTTACAGCTTCTGTTTCAACTCCTATATATCCCAGCCCGTTCTCTTTTGAGCCCCATTTGAAGGGCGAAGCTGTTTGGAGTGACAAACAGACGATTGAGTTTATCCCTTCAGAAGACTTAAAGTCAGGACAGATCTACACAGCAACTCTGAATTTATCCGATATATTGCCTCAGATCCCAGCAGACTTGTCTGATTTTGTCTTTCAATTTAAGGCAAAAGATCAGTTTATTAATGTTAGTCCTTTGGCGAGTACTGTTACCAAAGATAAAAACAATACTTGGATGCAGTTAAAAGGGCAGTTGATAACACACGATGTCGAAGATATAGAAAGTATCGAAAAGGTTTTGACAGCGTATAATGGAGCTACTCAATTAGAAATTATTTGGGAGCACCAAAACAATAAGAAGCACCTTTTTAGTATTGAGAACTTACCTCAAAAAGCAAAAGCTTACCCTATTACTTGGAAGCTCAATGGAAAGCCTGTTAATTCAACGACTACAGAAGAATATTCCTTTACAATTCCTTCTGAAAGTGAATTTATACATACCAATACTTATCGCTATAATGAACCAGAACAGCATATTGTATTGGAGTTTTCAGATGTTTTGGATGCAGAACAAAACTTAGAGGGCTTAATTCAATTGGGAAGCAGAAATTTAAAGTACGCCATTGAAGACAATAAAATTAAACTGTTTACAGATGGAAACTTTTCAGGAAAAAAAGAATTAAAAATCTCTAGCGAGATTAAAAGTATACTGGGCAAGAAGTTGGGAAAACCGTTGACAGAAACGATTACTTTTTCTGATACAAAGCCGCAAGTAAAATGGGTAGGAGATGGAAATATTATTCCCAAATCTAAGTCGATGCCTGTTGTATTCAAAACAGTAAATCTAAATGCCATAGATGTGCGTGTTATCAAAGTAAGGGAAAAGAATGTCAAGCAATTTTTTCAAGTCAATCACATAGATGGTGATAGCGAGTTAAAACGTGTCGGAACAGTTGTTTTGGAGAAGAAAATTCCGTTTAAAACTAAAGGATTGGACTTAGCAGAATGGACGAATCACTCATTGGATTTGGCGGATTTGATTACGCCCGAACCAGGTGCGATTTACGAAATTGCTTTAGGGTTTAGCCAATCGTATTCTTTGTATCCTTGTGAAAAATCGGATCGAGAGGAAGCACATTATGACGAGGTAAATATGATGGCATTGCCAAAGAATTGGGATAGCCCGAATTATAGCAGTAGCTATTGGGATAATTACGAAGATGATTATGATTATGGTGATTTGGAAAATCCTTGTAGTCGTTATTATTATCGTCCAAATTTGGTTGCAAAACGCAATATATTAGCTTCTGATTTGGGAATTATTGCCAAGCAGGGAGACAATGGTAATTTGTTTGTTGTTAATAATTTGCAGACCACAGAACCACTTAAAAATGTGGAATTAGAGTTCTATGATTATCATCAAGAATTGATCGGAACCACAAAAACGGATAAATCGGGTATGGCTCGCCCCAATTTGGCTAAAAAACCATTTTTCTTGATAGCCAAGTATGGTGATCAAAGAGGTTACTTGCGGTTAGATGATGGATCTGCGCTGTCTATGAGTCGCTTTGATGTCGCTGGAAGTACTTACCACAATGGTTTGAAAGGTTTTATTTATGGAGAACGTGGCGTATGGAGACCAGGAGATGAGTTGTTTTTGAACTTTATTTTAGAAGACAAAGACAAGACACTCCCAAAGAATCACCCTGTTGTATTTACATTAAAAGATTCTAGAGGTTCTATCGTGGTCAAGAAAACAACAACCAAAGGCGTGAATGGCGTGTACAATTTTACTTGTCAAACAGATGACGATGCACCAACAGGAAATTACTTGGCTACGGTTCGTGTAGGAGGAGCAAAATTTAGTAAAAATATTAAAATAGAAACCATCAAGCCCAATCGACTTAAAATGGATTTGGACTTTGGAGTAAAAGAATTGTCAGTAGAAAATAAATCACTTGATGGAATATTGACGTCAACATGGTTGCACGGAGCGGTTGCTAAAAACCTAAAAGCAAAAGTAGAGGTGACGTTATCAGAAGGAAAAACAAAGTTTACAAAATACGATGAATATGTTTTTCATGATCCCGCTAGAGAATTTTCGCCAGAAGATAAAGTCATCTTTGAGGACAAACTTGATGAAGCGGGAAAAGCAAACGTAAAAGCAAATATTGTGGCCTCAAGACAAGGTCCAGGAATGCTAAAGGCAAACTTTAGAATGCAAGTTTTTGAGCCAGGGGGAGATTTTAGTATTAGTCAATTTGCAATGCCTTATCATCCATACAAAACGTATGTTGGAGTACGTGTACCGAAAGGGGATGAGGCTAGGAATATGTTGCTAACAGATGTAAAGCACAATATAGAGATTGTCACATTAGATAAAGACGGAAATCCTGTGGATGAAGAAGATTTGGAGGTGAAACTGTATAAGTTGGATTGGAAATGGTGGTTTGATAAAAATCGAGATGCCGTTTCGAGTTATCGAGGAAAAGTATATGGAACAGAGGTTGCCACAGGAAAAGTATCGACTAAAAATGGTCGAGGAACTTGGGAAATGGAAGTGAAGTACCCTAATTGGGGGCGTTATTTAGTTCGTGTTTCAAATGGTAAAAAAGGACATAGTACAGGAAAAGTCTTTTATATAGATTGGCCAGGATGGGCAGGACGTTCAACAGAGAATGATCCAGGAGGAGCAACTGCTTTGAATTTTTCGGCAGATAAAAAGACCTATAAAGTAGGAGAGGAAATTACTTTAAATATTCCAACAGGAAATGTAGGGCGTGCACTTGTTTCTATAGAGAATGGTACAAAAATCGTGGAAGCACATTGGGTAAATACCAAGAAAGGAACAACACAATTTAGGTTTAAAGCAACCAAAGAAATGGCACCCAATGCCTATGCATCGGTTTCGTTGTTACAACCTCATGCTCAAACCAAAAATGATTTGCCAATTCGAATGTATGGAGCAATTCCATTGTCGGTAGAAGATCCTAAGACACATTTAGAGCCAGAAATGGTTATCCCTGACGAGTTGCGTCCTGGTCAAGAATTTGCTATGTCGGTCAAAGATCGACGAGGCAAAGCGATGGCATATACTGTGGCTATTGTGGATGAAGGTTTGTTGGATTTAACTCGTTTTAAAACACCAAATCCATGGCATACATTTTACCAACGAGAGGCACTAGGGGTAAAAACTTGGGATATGTACAACGATGTTCTCGGTGCCTTTGGTGGAGATGTTAAAAGCTTATTGAGTATTGGTGGAGATGGCTTTAACGCCAACAAAGCAGGGAAAAAACCTGACCGCTTTAAGCCTGTTGTTTTGTACATGGGACCATTTTACTTGAAAGAAGGAGAAACAGCAAATCACAAATTTACAATGCCCAATTATGTTGGGTCTGTTCGTGCCATGGTTGTTGCTGCTCATGAAGGGGCATACGGTGCTGCCGAAAAAGCAATTCCAGTTCGCCAACCTTTGATGGTTTTGGGAACAGTACCTCGTGTATTGGGAGTAGACGAAACATTCCGACTGCCAGTAACTGTTTTTGCTATGAAAGACAATGTGAAAAACGTAGATGTTACAATTGAATGCAATGATTTGTTAGAAATTAAAGGAAGCAAAAGCACTAAATTGACGTTCAAGCAACCCGGAGATGATTTGGCTTATTTCCAGTTAAAAACAAAACCTAGAGTTGGAACAGGACATGTAAAGATCACTGTTAGTAGTGGCAAAGAATCGGCAGTGTATGAAACAGATGTTACGATTAGAAATGCTAATCCAAGAGAAACATTGGTCGCACACCAAACTATTGAAAATAACCAATCGTGGAAGCAAACGTACCAACCAATTGGCATGCTTGGTACGAATAATGGCGTGCTGGAAGTTTCTTCTATTCCTGCTATGAATTTGGGCAAACGATTGAAATATTTAATTCGCTATCCGTATGGATGTGTTGAACAAACCACGTCTTCAGTCTTTCCACAAGTGTACTTAACGTCTTTGATGGATTTGCCTCAAACAAAAAAAGAGGCAATCAATACCAATATCAAGGCGGGGGTGAAACGATTGTATCGTTATCAAAACCCAAGTGGTGGAATGGCTTATTGGCCAGGGCAAGCCGATGATATGTGGGCGACCAATTATGCAGGGCATTTTATGATAGAAGCTAAAAAAGCAGGTTATACGGTAACGGATGCATTTATGAATAAATGGATTGCGTTTCAGACAAGTGCTGCTCAAAAGTGGACTGCAAAAGGAACTGTTGGCGATGATTTAACGCAAGCTTACCGCTTGTATTTATTGGCTTTAGCAGGAAAACCAGATTTGGGATCTATGAATAGGATGCGTTTAAAACAAACAACAGCTGATGCCGTGGCAGCACGCTGGTATTTGGCTGCTGCTTATCATATTGCAGGTCAAAAAGATGTGGCTAAAACATTAGCGGCTAAAGCTGTGTTAACTGCCTTGCCTTATAAAGGAAGCACAGGAGCGACAACGTTTGGTTCAAAATTCCGTGATCAAGCGTTGATTTTACAAGCGTTGAGTATTATGGATTTGCGTAATAATGCCAATGATATTGTGAAGGAAATTACCTCAAAATTGGCTTCTGATACTTGGTTGAATACTCAAGAAACAGCACAAGCATTGGTTGGAATGGCAAAATTTGTAGGCCAAGGAGGTGTGAGTAGAGAATTAGTGTTTGAATACCGTTTAGCGGGTGGCAATTGGCAAACACTGAAGAGCAAGAAACCAATTTGGCAATTAGATTTAGATGGCGAACAGGCAAAAGAGGTTGAATTTAAAAATACAAGTGGTGCTGTGCTATTTGCTCGTGTGATTTCAGATGGTATTCCTGCGGCAATGGATGAAACAGAAACAGCAAAAGGTTTAGAATTAAAGGTTGTATATGTGGATATGATGGGGAACAAAATAGACCCCTCCAACATTTCGCAAGGAACAGATTTCAAAGCTCAAGTGACGGTTAAAAATACAGGGGCAATGGATTACAATGAATTGGCCATTCATCAAGTATTCCCTTCTGGATGGGAAATTCATAATACACGTCTAACTGGTGCTACTGCAGGGGGAGACAAGGCAGAATATTTGGATATTCGAGACGATCGAGTTTATACGTTTTTTGATTTGAAAAAAGGCAAGAGTAAAACGTTTCATGTTTTGCTCAACGCAAGTTATTTGGGACGTTATTATTTGCCAGCTTTATCTGTTGAGGCAATGTATGATAAAAGCATTCAAGCTCGCAAACGTGGGCAATGGGTTGAGGTAAATAAAATGTCTAAAAAATAG
- a CDS encoding outer membrane beta-barrel protein: MQNLFLLISIFFCTYTLSYAQEGLKLGLHFTPGLSMALNNEDMDKGSSLDLQTAFAYNTGFLIGYGITEIFSVSTGVGYQQHTASFVHNRATLPTNKLKDPNLGAPITRQANYVRVPLLLEISTDPNRAAGFFARLGPHFDFLTTAIYKDERLNGFSQYDKGGIDLRQKITLYQKNEATNGIISLGRQEKIYRDFVPGITAEVGAQIRINDYLKMTLLLHVEGSSNPEGEGAASFAHNLNRGDYLVTANPITSPSQATVDANKSTLEETPFDAVFPNYTDEADKNATFRSPTWNVMAGFQIGIIYTYSPE; this comes from the coding sequence ATGCAAAACCTATTTTTATTAATAAGTATCTTCTTCTGTACCTATACACTTAGTTATGCCCAAGAAGGGCTAAAGCTTGGCCTACATTTTACCCCTGGTCTTTCTATGGCACTAAACAACGAGGATATGGACAAAGGTTCTAGTTTAGATTTACAAACTGCCTTTGCCTACAATACTGGTTTTTTAATAGGGTATGGTATCACAGAAATTTTTAGCGTTTCAACAGGAGTAGGCTATCAACAACATACTGCTTCGTTTGTACACAATCGAGCAACATTGCCTACTAATAAGTTGAAAGATCCTAATTTGGGCGCCCCAATAACTCGCCAAGCCAACTATGTTCGCGTCCCTTTGCTTCTAGAAATTAGTACTGACCCAAATCGTGCAGCTGGCTTTTTTGCTCGTTTAGGTCCTCATTTTGATTTTTTGACAACTGCTATCTACAAAGACGAACGACTCAATGGTTTTAGTCAGTATGACAAAGGTGGTATTGATTTGCGTCAAAAAATTACATTGTACCAAAAAAATGAAGCCACAAATGGCATTATTAGTCTGGGGAGGCAAGAGAAAATTTATCGAGATTTTGTACCTGGAATCACTGCCGAAGTTGGTGCTCAAATTCGAATTAACGACTACTTAAAAATGACGTTATTGCTTCATGTTGAAGGCTCATCTAATCCCGAAGGAGAGGGCGCTGCTAGTTTTGCCCACAACTTAAATCGCGGAGATTACTTGGTCACCGCTAATCCAATTACCAGTCCTAGCCAGGCAACAGTAGATGCCAACAAAAGTACCCTAGAGGAAACTCCTTTCGATGCTGTTTTTCCCAATTATACAGATGAAGCAGACAAAAATGCTACTTTTAGGAGTCCTACATGGAATGTTATGGCTGGTTTTCAAATCGGTATTATTTATACCTATAGTCCTGAATAA
- a CDS encoding outer membrane beta-barrel protein — translation MKNLTFLALALFLSSNIFAQKGVKIGLQFTPGASLSLQNEDFDRGEDLNLSGAFGWNMGLTVGYGFSETFSLSTGLMFNNHQSKYVHDRQFFNGTSTADPNYKKTFTKNLGYIRIPLLLEVGSSPDQAGGFFFRFGPHFDFMTGGKYKDERLEGFSRYDSEKGLDLMGQTALWAPSSDEKTSTKTNQTDDIYNKVVIGLSVDIGGQIKLIDNLKMILTLHLETSLTNPEGVGASSYSNNISDEVFAENLLSADGISDGLKALSDRTPFDAMYPNYISEDRKGATHRDAPFNVMGGFTIGFIYTIPVD, via the coding sequence ATGAAAAACTTAACTTTTTTGGCTTTAGCCTTATTTTTGTCTAGCAATATTTTTGCTCAAAAAGGAGTAAAAATAGGACTTCAATTTACTCCTGGAGCTTCTCTATCTTTGCAAAATGAGGATTTTGATAGAGGTGAAGATTTGAATTTAAGCGGAGCTTTTGGATGGAATATGGGACTAACCGTGGGCTATGGATTTAGTGAGACATTTAGTTTGTCTACTGGGCTTATGTTTAACAATCACCAATCTAAATATGTTCATGATCGTCAATTCTTTAATGGCACTAGCACAGCGGACCCCAATTATAAAAAAACATTTACTAAGAACCTAGGTTATATTCGCATTCCTTTATTACTAGAAGTTGGCTCATCTCCTGACCAAGCTGGTGGCTTTTTCTTCCGTTTTGGTCCTCATTTTGATTTCATGACAGGTGGTAAATATAAAGATGAGCGTTTAGAAGGTTTTTCTAGATATGATAGTGAAAAAGGACTTGATTTAATGGGGCAAACTGCTTTGTGGGCTCCTTCTTCTGACGAAAAAACCTCTACAAAAACAAATCAAACAGATGATATTTATAACAAAGTTGTGATTGGCTTAAGTGTAGATATTGGAGGTCAAATAAAATTGATTGATAACTTAAAAATGATTCTTACCTTACACCTTGAAACATCTCTAACAAATCCAGAAGGTGTTGGTGCTTCTAGTTATAGTAATAATATTTCTGATGAAGTTTTTGCTGAAAACCTACTTTCTGCTGATGGTATTTCTGATGGATTAAAAGCTCTAAGTGATAGAACACCTTTTGACGCTATGTATCCTAACTATATTAGTGAAGATAGAAAGGGCGCAACTCATAGAGATGCACCATTTAATGTAATGGGTGGATTTACAATTGGCTTTATTTATACTATTCCCGTTGATTAA
- a CDS encoding DUF5074 domain-containing protein, translated as MRRLWYGLMGCMLFLSACTEEKPPSSSGTYSEGVFTINEGVFGQTSGTISYYNRTNGTVQQKIFKQVNGRDLGDVVQSMSFYEDRAYIVVNNSNKIEVADANTFEEKAQIIGLRLPRYCLAISTNKAYVTEWGDDGLTGTIAILDLNTHTVINRIAVGVGPEQLLFKDAKLYITHVGGYGTNNIVTVLNTVTDQIETTISVFDKPSACVEDVDGFIWVACAGKVAYLTYPTIDTANSTASGLIRINPTNNAITKTISFGKGKPIGNLIINTANKGELYYSRTSQVWKYHIGTDVEESLFNGSFYGLGFDPVTNYIYAATSVGVNAAEARRYDTNGMLIDAYTVGVFANGFVFK; from the coding sequence ATGAGACGTTTATGGTATGGTTTGATGGGATGTATGCTTTTTCTTTCGGCATGTACAGAAGAAAAGCCACCAAGTAGTTCTGGAACTTATTCGGAGGGAGTATTTACAATTAATGAAGGGGTATTCGGGCAAACTTCGGGCACTATAAGTTATTACAATCGAACGAATGGAACGGTACAGCAAAAAATCTTCAAACAAGTAAATGGTCGTGATTTGGGAGATGTGGTACAGTCAATGAGTTTTTATGAAGATAGGGCTTATATTGTTGTTAATAATTCAAATAAAATAGAGGTAGCTGATGCCAATACATTTGAAGAAAAAGCTCAAATTATAGGCTTGCGGTTGCCTCGATACTGTTTGGCAATATCTACGAATAAGGCGTATGTAACAGAGTGGGGGGATGATGGATTGACTGGAACAATTGCTATTTTGGATTTAAATACACACACCGTTATCAACCGAATTGCAGTAGGTGTAGGACCTGAGCAACTTTTGTTTAAGGATGCCAAACTCTACATTACTCATGTCGGTGGCTATGGAACCAATAATATTGTAACAGTACTTAATACTGTTACAGACCAAATTGAAACAACTATCTCTGTTTTTGACAAACCTAGTGCTTGTGTGGAAGATGTAGATGGTTTTATTTGGGTGGCTTGTGCTGGAAAAGTAGCTTATTTGACTTATCCAACAATAGATACTGCCAATAGTACAGCAAGTGGTTTGATTAGGATTAATCCAACAAACAACGCCATTACTAAAACAATTTCGTTTGGAAAAGGCAAGCCAATTGGTAATTTAATCATCAATACGGCGAACAAGGGAGAGCTTTATTATAGCAGAACAAGCCAAGTTTGGAAATATCACATTGGGACAGATGTAGAAGAAAGTCTATTTAATGGAAGTTTTTATGGTTTAGGGTTTGATCCTGTTACCAACTATATTTATGCAGCAACTTCTGTTGGTGTTAATGCAGCAGAAGCACGACGTTATGATACCAATGGAATGTTAATAGACGCTTATACGGTAGGTGTTTTTGCTAATGGATTTGTATTTAAGTAG
- the moaCB gene encoding bifunctional molybdenum cofactor biosynthesis protein MoaC/MoaB encodes MVDITHKSNTLRMAVAHAIVTVSQQATIDAIVNKTVPKGDVFEMAKVAGLFGVKKTSDLIPDCHPLPIEYTNISYEIEGLQLLITVEVKTIYKTGVEVEAMHGASLVALTMYDMLKPIDKGIEINTIKLLKKRGGKSDYKEKHPNGLTAGVVVCSDSISAGTKKDRAGKAIIHKLEDCGVEVVAYEIIPDEVDEIQRQVALLHEQGKDLIIFTGGTGLSPRDVTPEAVLPLLDREIPGIMEAARSYGQDRTPYAMLSRSIAGTKGNTLILTLPGSTKGASESMDALFPALLHIFGIMKGKQH; translated from the coding sequence ATGGTTGATATAACACACAAATCCAATACATTGCGTATGGCTGTAGCACATGCTATTGTAACCGTCAGCCAGCAAGCTACAATTGATGCTATTGTAAATAAAACAGTTCCCAAAGGAGATGTTTTTGAAATGGCAAAGGTAGCTGGTCTCTTTGGTGTAAAAAAAACGTCTGATTTGATTCCAGATTGTCATCCTTTGCCGATTGAGTATACCAATATCAGTTATGAAATTGAAGGTCTACAATTATTGATTACAGTAGAGGTAAAAACAATTTATAAAACAGGTGTAGAAGTAGAAGCAATGCATGGGGCATCTTTAGTTGCCTTGACGATGTATGATATGTTAAAACCCATTGATAAAGGAATTGAAATTAATACAATCAAACTCTTGAAGAAAAGGGGAGGGAAATCAGATTACAAAGAAAAACACCCCAATGGTTTAACTGCTGGTGTTGTTGTTTGCTCCGATTCAATCTCCGCAGGTACTAAGAAAGATAGAGCGGGTAAAGCCATCATACACAAATTAGAGGATTGTGGTGTTGAGGTTGTTGCCTATGAGATTATTCCTGATGAAGTAGACGAAATTCAGCGCCAAGTAGCTCTGTTGCACGAGCAAGGCAAGGATTTAATTATTTTTACTGGAGGTACAGGACTATCTCCTAGAGACGTAACCCCAGAAGCTGTTTTGCCTTTGTTGGATCGAGAAATTCCAGGGATTATGGAAGCTGCCAGAAGTTATGGGCAAGATCGAACGCCTTATGCGATGTTGTCTAGGTCTATTGCTGGAACCAAAGGAAATACATTAATATTGACATTACCAGGATCTACAAAAGGAGCAAGCGAATCTATGGATGCCTTATTCCCTGCTTTGTTGCACATCTTTGGAATTATGAAAGGAAAGCAACATTGA
- a CDS encoding molybdenum cofactor biosynthesis protein MoaE: MSRLKLPKKVFMQGGIPAAFIGQSIAKHQTKTDIGAHNIFLGQVRADVIEGKEVQAIEYSAYEEMAEQKMHEIREHTFEQFEITCMHIHHSLGAVAAGEICLFVFVSSPHRAVCYEASRYIVEAIKAEVPIFGKEIFKDQSHQWKVNK; encoded by the coding sequence ATGAGTCGATTAAAGTTGCCTAAAAAAGTATTTATGCAAGGAGGCATACCAGCTGCTTTTATAGGTCAATCTATTGCCAAACACCAAACTAAAACAGATATTGGTGCACACAATATATTTTTGGGACAAGTACGAGCAGATGTAATTGAGGGCAAAGAAGTCCAAGCTATAGAGTATAGTGCTTATGAAGAAATGGCAGAGCAAAAAATGCACGAAATCAGAGAACATACATTCGAGCAATTTGAAATTACTTGTATGCACATTCATCATAGCTTGGGAGCCGTAGCAGCAGGCGAAATATGTTTGTTCGTTTTTGTATCTTCACCCCACCGAGCTGTGTGCTATGAAGCTTCTCGATATATCGTAGAAGCAATAAAAGCAGAAGTTCCAATTTTTGGAAAAGAAATTTTTAAGGATCAAAGTCATCAATGGAAAGTAAATAAATAG
- the asnA gene encoding aspartate--ammonia ligase: MKTETKVLKKVSLGKLETEKAVEFVKSTFLTALSDALDLTKVSAPAVVLTGTGINDDLNGIERPVRFPIKDWAEKRAEVVHSLAKWKRLRLKEYEIPVGKGIVTDMRALRPDEVLSPLHSIYVDQFDWEKCIHTKDRTLEVLKATVQRIYQALKLTELRVSETYDHLTPFLPEQITFLHSEDLLAKYPSLNAKEREDAAAREYGAFFLIGIGGVLQDGKKHDGRAPDYDDWSTTTSEGKKGLNGDIVVWNPILKRSFELSSMGIRVDETALMRQLELEESLDRRDYYYHQLLLKGTLPQSIGGGIGQSRLAMLLLQKQHIGEVQVSIWTDEIHTAANVRGIQLL; this comes from the coding sequence ATGAAAACAGAAACAAAAGTTCTAAAAAAAGTAAGCTTAGGAAAATTGGAAACAGAAAAAGCAGTAGAATTTGTAAAAAGCACATTTTTGACTGCTTTATCAGATGCATTAGATTTGACAAAAGTATCAGCACCTGCTGTTGTTTTGACAGGAACGGGAATTAACGATGATTTGAATGGCATAGAACGACCAGTGCGTTTTCCAATCAAAGATTGGGCTGAAAAAAGAGCTGAAGTGGTACATTCTTTGGCAAAATGGAAGCGATTGCGATTAAAAGAATATGAAATTCCTGTTGGAAAAGGAATCGTGACCGATATGAGAGCATTGCGCCCAGACGAGGTGTTGTCTCCTCTGCATTCCATTTATGTCGATCAATTTGATTGGGAAAAATGCATTCATACGAAGGATCGAACGCTAGAAGTTTTAAAGGCAACGGTTCAGCGGATTTACCAAGCATTGAAACTAACGGAATTAAGAGTTTCTGAAACTTATGATCATTTGACTCCTTTTTTGCCTGAACAAATTACCTTTTTACACAGCGAAGATTTGTTGGCTAAATACCCTAGCTTGAATGCCAAGGAACGGGAGGATGCTGCTGCAAGAGAATATGGTGCTTTCTTTTTAATTGGGATAGGTGGTGTTTTGCAAGATGGAAAAAAACACGATGGAAGAGCCCCCGATTATGACGATTGGTCTACGACAACAAGCGAAGGTAAGAAGGGGTTGAATGGTGATATTGTTGTTTGGAACCCTATCTTAAAACGTTCTTTTGAGTTGTCATCAATGGGCATTAGAGTAGACGAAACAGCTTTGATGCGGCAATTAGAATTAGAAGAAAGCTTGGATCGAAGGGATTATTACTATCATCAACTTTTACTAAAAGGCACGTTACCCCAAAGCATAGGAGGAGGAATTGGACAATCTAGATTGGCAATGTTACTGCTTCAAAAACAGCATATTGGTGAAGTGCAAGTTAGTATTTGGACGGATGAAATTCATACGGCTGCGAATGTTAGAGGGATTCAGTTGTTGTAA